In Plasmodium falciparum 3D7 genome assembly, chromosome: 6, the genomic window ttattataattatataatattaatatgatataaataacataatattattataaaacaataattgaatttatattattaaaaaaaaccaTTTATGAAATACTTATTATTCTTtcaataatattcataataatatttcgaTCGTACTATTGTtgcatattaatattaattatataatttataaaattattgaaaatatattcttattataaaataattatcatccatttatataaatcttaattatatctttaatagtatcattatattttataattattattttatgtatcaCAACaacataaatttatatatatatgtatgttatttattttacttaATTTTTGTGACAATGGAGAAAATAGAACAATGTTCTTTTTATCTATCTCTATTATCtataatatgtattcatatataGATTAATACAATATAGAACTGAAGATTCATTATAtttctaaaaatattatgtcaTCACTTAtccaaatataataatataataaactcggaaagaataaataatttataaatatgacaaatatatatatgtaattatgctgttattaaaaatatatatataaatgtatctATCCATTTTATACTTatctaataaaattatatatatcacttatatatatatatttatattttcatatacaGTATGagaactatatatatacagaTAAAGCATatagtaatataattaattaatatattaacatttattatatattattattaatttttataatatatatacataataataatataattaaaaattacatatatgttttctcttttttttcattgatataaatattatagttatatttatatgaaaacatttttatttaaatttatataaatgaaacataatatatattttttgttcgtaaaatatttatatataaattaaaaatatgtttacatttgctaattttatataatagttctatagttatttataaaaataattttatattaaatttattctactcaatattgttattaaatatacatatacatatatatatatgtattttcttcttccatAAACTCTTTACCctataaataacatattagGATAACatcatgaaaaaatataacaaagaatgttttataataattcgtttattccttttattgttaatattatctaTACATTTCTGTTCTATTCATTGaagttttataaaattcaCGCATTCTTAATAGGTAGTTTTATAATATGGATTATAATGCAATATAATTactatcatcataataatcattatcataaaaattattatcgtTTTATTATGACAGTTCTATTGTCATATAAAATTTGCAAAAAAAGTTTCATTTAGATATATTCGATAAacctattataatattttattgtcTTATTATTACGTTCTtgttattatacatatatatatatgaataattaactatatcatataaataaacatgtataatattaatggtgCTACCACCATGTTAACAAAGCATGTATATCTATGGGTTTATATGGTCATCACTATATAAAAGATTTCAATgcaattataaaatttgttttattgtgatacataattttttatattttagtaaaaattatatttaataaataaaagacaGGTATTTCGATATTTATGTTTCGTTATAATggttattttgttttttaataatatagatatatataaactataATTTATGAGAacatattaaaagataaaaataaaatgattatattttaaaataagttCACGCTAAATATATGGAACCATTTATCATTGGAATAATattgaatttttatatacttaaGTATTTATCattaccattattattatatatatgtaaaattaagataaaaatataaattaattgcacgaaaaattgtatatatgtatatattaaggcgattaatatttattattataataataaaaacaaaaaatataaattaggACGTagagtatatatatatatatatatatatttactgctttataatagttatagaactatatataattataatgtaatatattattatgttaatattcaataatatatatatataattattccatactatctataaataaaattgaaattACGATGTGTTAACAAAATTATTCATTTACAAAATGTAAGTATGTGTTGTttactttatataatattacagaAAGTTCTTTTCTCATATGAaccaatatattttctttctgtcattatttataatatattgtttacattatatatttatatatatttttatttatatttttttaaattatacatactattattattatagaaaATAGCTACCATTTTAGAAACAATACGCAAacgattatatatatatataatattagtaaTTGAAcataatagaaaaatatatttttgtttatcgtatttattatgtaaagtcgtatatttcttttcaatatatatataataataataattaacataattttttttttatttaaatatatataagtatattattacaactaGTAATcctacaaatattatatcaagAAAttctaaaataatatatctacaattttaatatttaatataatacatatattatcaaaatattacaataatttctatattatgaatagtatatatttgtataacgCACAACACTACATAAAACTATACAATAGTATTTTATTAAtcttaataatttcttttttctttaatttatttttaatattatatataaatattttttttttaacgtaatataattttaaaaatatatatatatatttatatttatataattttagatACATTAGAGAGAAACGTATAACATACAATAAATTTTagaacaaaagaaaaaaaaaagaacataaatactttgttaaaatatatttggtttaattattattattaaaaaatatatattgttttttttacgtttaataacaaatattatgatatgcaatgatttttatatgaCAGCAATATAGTTAACATACATGTTGCAATATCAATTTCACTAATAGGTTTTTCCAAATTGTAAATTATATGTGGTATACACGTTCAACAGCCATTAATttacacatatgtatatattttacaacaaaaaaatagaagTTCTTACTAAATCGTAAcgtatttttgaaaaatattaaaaaaacctttttaattgtaatttatcgtatgatataaaattaaattttattaaaaattaaaattcaaaattataaaaaatgtaatatattttgatatattatatttttaatttttttttttttttttaaggttttaaataaaaaggcAAATATGGTtccattataaaaaaaaaaaaaattatatatttatataatgggaaaataattgtatattatgttattaaatgtattataataatgttttatGTTAAACATATTTGATGTATTTAtaacacaaaataaaatattttatgtgatttttttagttatagtttttatcataaaataatatacgtatcacaataaaaaatgaaaatccattatactaatatattattgtttgctCTTCCATTAAACATATTGGTATGATTatgtgataaatatataaaatattcataaatataattattatatctatatgacttatatatatagtttaaatatacatattaattacaaatatataaaatcataaaCTACAAATaaacattacatatatatgtcacCATTTTTTATAGGTAAATACCCACAAAAAACCACACACCACAGCACGTCATACACAAAAAATACCAACCACAAGGTCATTAAGCGAATGTGAATTGTATGCACCTGTCAACTATTATAGTGACCCACAAATGAAAGAAGTGATGGATAATTTCAATAAACAGACACAACAAAGATTTCATGAATATGACGAAAGGATGAAAACTACACGCCAAAAATGTAAAGATAAATGTGATAAGGAAatccaaaaaattatattaaaagataaattagaaaaagaattaatggACAAATTTGCTACGTTAGACACGGATATACAAAGTGACGCCATTCCATCATGTGTTTGTGAAAAGTCGATAGCAGAAAAAGCGGAAAAAGGATGCTTGAGATGTGGTTATGGTCTAGGAAGTGTTGCACCAATGATTGGATTAACTGGTTCAGTTGCTGTAAATGTGTGGAAAACTGCAGAACTTGCAGCGGCTATGGAATTAGCTAAACAAGCAGGTGCTGCGGCCGGTATTAAAGCAGGACATTTGGCGGGTACTAAAGTTGTTATTGATCAATTACACACATTGGGTATATACTTTGTAGGTGGTAAACCATTGGAATCAATTATTCATGtaacaaattatatgaatgtgTCTGTCATTTATGATAAAGTTTATTCTCATTATACCACGTTATGTACACCTCGTTTTGTTATTGATCGCCCTGTCGgtgattttatatttagtGGTCCTGTTTGCAATTTGGTTCAGCCAAATCATCAAGGTATATGGGTTAAAAGTTCAGCACAAgctattataaaaaaaaaggtagaAGAAGCTGTTGCAGAAGGTACACAAGCTGCTGACGTAGTTGCTAAGAATACTGCTGATGAAGTTACAAAAGCAGCTATAAAGACGAGCACAGAAGCTATAGATGCTGCAACTACTACTTACTATACTCCCATAATAGCATCCATCGTTGCAATAGTACTTATAGTTTTAATtatggtgataatatataagattttacgttatcgaagaaaaagaaaaatgaagaaaaaactccaatatataaaactattagaagaataaatatgtttTGTTAGGTTGGTGTTGGTAGAATGTTTGGAACACATATTGTTTTTCTTTGAACTCaccatatttttcattattattaataatttttatatgtattaagtttttatatattatttatttttctataatcttatttattttctaaatatattttatttattgaataatgtagttttaatttatattaaatacttcactcatatatatcattatatctaatcttttaaaacattatgtaacttatatttattaaatatctCAGATATTTTTCagtgaaatatataataaaacaaataaaacgtatattatataatgattactatgattactattattattaatattataaaaaacatattattaaaaatataattacatctgtatttatataatttaatttaaaaccaataattatattatttcaattcACAATTATCTTCTTAAAAaacatatcatattatatattatgttatttatttatacttatttcataatttattttattattattttttttataaattctaCTAATACAATGAATtcacaaaaatatttaacttataagaattataataattacacgtaatataacaaatagatAGAATACATAAAAGAactaataaaaacaaaaaaaatacatgaaaaaaaaaaaaaaaaaaaagaaaagaaaaacgaataatgaatattttttattctaatataataatacacttTTTCGttattttcttcctttttaatttttattgttgttattattgtttttttagaataatatgtaaatattacttttttatatatatttatttgataatatgtatatatttatgagatataatttcatatatatttcataatttatattgttctttttaatttttttttaagtgttATTTGTTTCTATATTACGTATGCATTgatttattacattatatttttatatatattaagtggcaaaaagaaaaaaaaaaaaaatttgtttattaaatattttttcttctgtaaaatgttttccttttttgtttatatttatatttatatattttttttttttttgttattttttatatatatgaaatttgtatgatatatttcaattttttttttttttttttttttttttttttttatatatatgaaatttatatgatatatttcaaatttttctttttttttttttttttttttattattttatatgtaaacacatttaggaaaaaaaaattataataataatttttatatatatatatatttttttttttttttttttaatataataaaaagtaaaaattataaaataaaaaataaaaatattaaatttttaaagtaCTGTTATcactaataaaattaatagttATACTGTTAATTACTActtctaataatattactattaatagtagtattaataacaataatacaaatagtaatatattattatattcaatgCGTTTCCAATagtttatgttttttaatttaaataattttaactattattgttatcatattaaatatatatatataatacaatataattatgatatatatatgtacatatatataatataatttgtaacactaaaaattaaatacaaaaaaaaaaaaaaaatacacaaacaaaaaatataatataacatgaacaattaaaaaatataacataatacacaaatataaaatataatataatacacaaatcaaatataatataacatcaacaaataaaaaatttaatataatgcacacataaaaaaaaaatcaaacaaatatacattcatacgtatatattatatatcccaCACATCTGCTATAGGATATTTTTCTTTCACCAATTTCGTATTTACATCCATTTCAATTTGTACTTTACTAGGTACATCCATAGCATTACTATCCGTAGTTGATGCATCATGATCATTTacatcataataaatatcatcTTGCACATCATAATAaggttcattatatttatccagATCCTCCAAGATagtatccatattattaaattgatTTATAGGTTTAGGATTATCCATATGTATTTGTATAGAAACATCGGTATTCAACGTTTTGTTACTATCACTAGGGTGAGTGTTACCACTATGTGTCTCATTTTCCCactcttcttttaatttggCTAACCGctcattatcatttttcaACTTTTCGCACATATCTCTATGTCTATCTAGCCATTTATGGAATAGTTCCAGTTGGTTGTGGATGGGGTCACTATTTGTTAGTTTGGCAACACTATGTATACTTGTTTGTTTCACATGATTTGTCCCAAATAATtcgttttcttttctttttagcacttcatcatatatatcaatatgttGATTACCACTTAATGTGTCATTAATTAAATCGATACCagaatatacattatttgaTACATATTTTGGATCATCCATAATATTAGTactcatattaatattataactatATTGTTCTCCAGTATATAAATCCCTATCATGAATAGAAGTAATAAAAGGTTTTTCTtgattattatcaaaatataaagtatTCGGTTGTGTATTGAATGGAATATCACCACTACTATAATCATTTGGTTGATTTTGTAACATATTAGATATAAATTCATGTTTCAATTTATTCCACTCATTATCTGTAATTTTACTACTAGGTATACCATCACTTTGTATATCATTTTGTGTATCACTAGGTGTGTTTTTACCACTAGCTGTTGTGTTGTTACCACTAGCTGTTGTGTTGTTACCACTAGGTTCTAGTACTACTTCGatcaatgttttatatttaggaCTATCaggtacatatatatcattgaTATCCATTTCTTCATATTCACTTTCGGAGGAAGTTACATCAGTAGTATCAGACATAAATGCATATTTTTCATCCCCACTAGTATCTCCttccatatatatgtatgttctGCCTTTGTATGTACCACTTCTATATGGTATGTACCTATTTTTGGATTCCAATGTAGGTATTCCATAATCTCCTTTGTGGATATCAAGTACACGTAACAGGTCAACAGGAGATTTAGGTTTTTTctagaataaaaaaataaatatatatgtatgtaagtatttatatgtgtatgtatttaggtatttatgtatgtatgtatatgtagGTATATGTGTTTGTATTTAGGTAGGTaggtatatgtgtatgtgaatatatatgttgggttatatatatatacatgtatgtatgggtatgtatgtatatataaatatatttttgcatatatatgtatgtaattttttttttgtttttatttaaacataattttttttttacttttttttttttttttttgatataaaattttttttttatttttcttttttatttaaatttctaTTTAATTCTCattgtataaaattttttttttatttttattttaatttttattgttctaaaatttctttttcttttttttttttttttttatttttttttttaaataactaTGTTCCtatattcctttttcttatttccttttttttcttattcaattttaaatacataaatatatataaaacacatacatatttccaaacacatacacatataaatacatcCTTTTACCTTAAGTAAAAAGGAACTCAACGCAGCAAACGCAATTCCTACACTTAGAGGAAAAGCCGAAATCGACATCATTTCCGGTAATATGGAGATATATGTGggttttttttatgtgtttttcttttttttttttgtatttaatttttagtgttataaattatattatatcatatatatgtacacatatataacatgATTGTAttgtgttatatattatgttatattttataattttgtgatctcattatatacaatcatatgtatatgtatagtgttatatatattaattataatcacATAAGtagttaatattatttagattaaacatattaaatattataaaaataaatatataatttacactCGTttcactaaaaaaaaaaaaaaaataaataaatataaataaataaaataatttaatgacCACATAacattaaacaaaaaaatatatatatatatattgttataaaaattcaATTATCATGGTATCCTTGTATTAAAAAATCCAAAATTCACAAAACATTAAATTGAATTTAATATCATAAaaccatatatttattcatttaataatttgatATATTGCAGTTTTTtattcacttttttttttctacgataacgtaaaattaaatatattatcaccataATTAAAACTATAACTACTATTGCAACGATGGAAGCAATAATAGCAGTCTGGCAACCACCATATGTAGATTCTACCGCACCCACCTTTGCTTTTGTAAGTGCTGTTGTTTCGGATGCCAACTTTGCATCATGTGCAGCCCTACCAATATCTCCGAAATTCCCAACGTACAATGTACCACTCTTCGTGTGTATTGtcgtattataaaaaatagtaTTTCCTCCTTTTCCATTCGAATACAAACCACCTATTACATTCTTAGCACTTTCTACTAAAGCATCaccattattatatgttaatttATTAACAATTGAACTCAAATTAACAAATCCTTCACTTGGTTTAAAAACGGTACCCAGTTCTTCAATTTTAAGGCTGACAGCATTCATACCAGCTTCAATAGCGGCATCAGTAGCCTCAGCTAAGGCCGCTTTTTTTGCAGCTGTGATTGCCGTAGGTTTCCAGGCATATAGCGCACCTTCAGCAATTCCTACTAATACTCCTGAAGAGGGTGCAACAATCCCCCCCAAATTTTGTGCACATTTTAGGCATTCTTTTTCCAATTTGTCGGCCATTGATTTTTCGCAAATACATGTAGGTATATCATTGGTATCTATCTTTGTTTCTAATGTGGTCAACTGTTGTTCCATTTGTTTTTCTAATCtgtcttttaaaataattttttgtatttctttaTCGCATTTATCTTTACATTTTTGGCGTGTAGTTTTCATCCTTTCGTCGTATTCTTCAAATCTTTGTTGTGTCTGTTTACTGAATTTAACCATTACTTCTTTCATTTGTGGATCGTCGTCATAGGTGGCAGGTGCATATAATTCACATTCGCATAATAGCCTGGTATTTGGTGGATGATGTGGTGTGGTGCTGTTATGGTTCCTTtgattatatatctatacaaaatggtcacatatatatgtatattataattagttcttttttattttatatatatatgttataaatatgtatgtttttatgtttatatatatatgtatatttggactatatatatataaaaattatatatacgatatcgtaatatatttatatataaatatatatattatattataatatgattatattaatcctctttaatatatatgtgacatGGAAttaccaatatatttaatggaagctcaaacaataatatattaatataatggattttcattttttattgtgatacgtatattattttttgataaatattataactaaaaaaatcacataaaatactttattttatattataaataaattaaataaaaatgtttaacataaaatatgattataatttatttaatataattaacaattattttcccattatgtaaatatatttttttttttatagtggATCCACATTTgccattttatttattacaaaaaaaaaaaacaaaaacgtaaaaaaattaatattaaaataatttatcaaaacattctgcattttttataattttttttaatttttaatttttaatgaaatttaattttaaatcaacacaataaattattatggttatttttggtttattttttttttatttttttcatttttctcaaTAATATCTAAcgatatagtaataatacaacATATTTCTGTGttgtaaattatttacaaatgTGCAAAACCAACGTTTTGGAAATTGTgtatgacatatatataataccaatttataatatatatatatgaaatacttATGAAATagttattaaaacatataatttcgTAACATTGttgttataaaaacaattaacaacaaatattttataacataataaatgatataaaatcttcttcaaataataatatatacatatatattaataaataaattttcatatattatgttatttgttttgttctaaaatttattgtatgttataaaattCCCTCTAATTTATCTATGTTGTTACtaagattaatattatttttttttttttataaaaatattacaaataaattaaaacgttaatttatcattaaagtagtaaattatataattatcgcaaaaaatataaatatttattattattaaaaaaaaaacaaataacaaaataagatATTATACGTACTATTACATAATACATTCTATTGTTTTAtgttattcaaatatattataatcataacgtgtattattatatatatatttcttaaaatagaAGTTATGGTATTTTACAACTTATGatacattaattttattattacatgttgtaacaaaataattaattactacatattttaataaatatattattatacaataaacaaataacgcgacattatatatactatggAAAAACAAggaatcatttatttttattttatacgtAATTAGAAgcgttaaaaaaaaattcttcatatttcttaaaaagaatttatttcctatattgatgatgatagtacgtatgaatacaaaaaaaaaaaaaaaaaaaaaaaggatatcatataaatattgttattccaatacaattattatatatgatatattatattgttactattttataataataattattgtaCGATTAggttaattcatttttattatataataatgtgttgatatatagatatatagtGTTCACAATATTTTTgtggttaaaaaaaaatatatatatatacatatatattacattttttttaatatgtgtCCTGTAATAACATAacacatattttaatttattgaaaaggaaaaaaattaacaaataaaataagataaaaaataattaacataatatattattttacacATGACATAcaaatgtaaaataataataaatatgtattatatatattataaaaataaaatgataaaaattataaggattaatgttattaattataattatatttatttatattaatataattatatttaaaataatatatcaatatgagtttaataatataatataatataatataatatattccattatatatatttttatat contains:
- a CDS encoding rifin; protein product: MKIHYTNILLFALPLNILVNTHKKPHTTARHTQKIPTTRSLSECELYAPVNYYSDPQMKEVMDNFNKQTQQRFHEYDERMKTTRQKCKDKCDKEIQKIILKDKLEKELMDKFATLDTDIQSDAIPSCVCEKSIAEKAEKGCLRCGYGLGSVAPMIGLTGSVAVNVWKTAELAAAMELAKQAGAAAGIKAGHLAGTKVVIDQLHTLGIYFVGGKPLESIIHVTNYMNVSVIYDKVYSHYTTLCTPRFVIDRPVGDFIFSGPVCNLVQPNHQGIWVKSSAQAIIKKKVEEAVAEGTQAADVVAKNTADEVTKAAIKTSTEAIDAATTTYYTPIIASIVAIVLIVLIMVIIYKILRYRRKRKMKKKLQYIKLLEE
- a CDS encoding erythrocyte membrane protein 1 (PfEMP1), exon 2; translation: MMSISAFPLSVGIAFAALSSFLLKKKPKSPVDLLRVLDIHKGDYGIPTLESKNRYIPYRSGTYKGRTYIYMEGDTSGDEKYAFMSDTTDVTSSESEYEEMDINDIYVPDSPKYKTLIEVVLEPSGNNTTASGNNTTASGKNTPSDTQNDIQSDGIPSSKITDNEWNKLKHEFISNMLQNQPNDYSSGDIPFNTQPNTLYFDNNQEKPFITSIHDRDLYTGEQYSYNINMSTNIMDDPKYVSNNVYSGIDLINDTLSGNQHIDIYDEVLKRKENELFGTNHVKQTSIHSVAKLTNSDPIHNQLELFHKWLDRHRDMCEKLKNDNERLAKLKEEWENETHSGNTHPSDSNKTLNTDVSIQIHMDNPKPINQFNNMDTILEDLDKYNEPYYDVQDDIYYDVNDHDASTTDSNAMDVPSKVQIEMDVNTKLVKEKYPIADVWDI
- a CDS encoding rifin — its product is MKIHYINILLFELPLNILIYNQRNHNSTTPHHPPNTRLLCECELYAPATYDDDPQMKEVMVKFSKQTQQRFEEYDERMKTTRQKCKDKCDKEIQKIILKDRLEKQMEQQLTTLETKIDTNDIPTCICEKSMADKLEKECLKCAQNLGGIVAPSSGVLVGIAEGALYAWKPTAITAAKKAALAEATDAAIEAGMNAVSLKIEELGTVFKPSEGFVNLSSIVNKLTYNNGDALVESAKNVIGGLYSNGKGGNTIFYNTTIHTKSGTLYVGNFGDIGRAAHDAKLASETTALTKAKVGAVESTYGGCQTAIIASIVAIVVIVLIMVIIYLILRYRRKKKVNKKLQYIKLLNE